Genomic segment of Triticum dicoccoides isolate Atlit2015 ecotype Zavitan unplaced genomic scaffold, WEW_v2.0 scaffold190614, whole genome shotgun sequence:
CTTGTATATTTTAGAAATTTGCAAAACGTTCGGCACCCAACTCCAGCTCTTCTACGTGTGCGCATGGAGAAAGGGAATTGGGGCAAGCGGAGAGTACGAGAGATTTGTGGGGTTCTGTTTTCTGTTCTTTCTCTCGAACCGGTAAGTGGCGTGTAAAAATTGGTACGAGCCATTGAGACGGAGCGCGCAGAGCGTCACTTTCCCGACTCCAACGATTTGTACTATGGGCCGCTCCGCTCCGGATTATGAAATCTATGGAGTTGACTCGTTCGGTGCGGCTCAGCCGGCTCCCGTAGCGGAGTTGAGGAGCGGAGGGCTCCCGAAGACCCCCTTAATCTCtatctccatttaacttgttgataTAGTACCATGTCCATTACAAACCGTTCTTTTGATCTGCTGCTCTCCTTTATTTCTTTCCATTTTATCTTACTTCCAATTATTAATTTGAGGTTAAAATCCTGAAAGTTAGTGATGTAATGCACCCaaattggggtattttttatttatCACAAGAAATGAGTGCTACTGTTATGCGTTCATTCTTGTTTTGTCATTATTCTACAATGATCAGCCATGACTGTTCTTTCAAAGTGAGCTTCATTTCTCTATAGTCAACTCTCTAAATGGTATTCTTTTGAATATTTTCAGTGCCATGTTTACTTATTTTATACACTATCCAGTGATGGTGAAAGACTTGGAGTAGATCATGCTAGCATTTTCCCTATGTGATGACTATGACCAATAGTCAGCCTGCACATCTTACTTTCAATGTCTGCCCATATGGATACACCCTGTGCAAATTCTCTATTTCCGTAAGTTCCTGATATACTACCAACTAAATGAAAAAGGATTCTTTTTAGCTGCTACTCTCCTCTGATTCTTTTCATTTTACCAGTTAAGTGAAAAGGTTTCTCTATAGTCTTCTCCAAAACAATTCCTACCTTTTATTGGAACTGCAGCTAACATAAAACACAAAACAAATGCAGGCACGCTGGTGGTGTCAAGTACTTTGGCGAGCTGGAGGAACATTGCTTTCTAGGGCAATGAAGTGAAGCTCTACGAACGCCATGTGGATAAGCTCTTCACAATGTTTGGACACAAAGAGCCAAAGATCGACTATTATGTCTGCACCATCAACAAGACGTTTGCCAAACCAGGCCAGGGCATGGTATGCTCAAATGCATTGCCTGGTCAATGTTTACTAACTACACGATGTAGCAAGTTGTATCTTCATACTATAGACTTAGACTCAaactttttattcattttttaacAGAAAACATGTTGATTGATTCTCACTGAGTATCTGTGCTTTTAACTTTATCTTTTGAACACCACTACTGATGCTTTAGTGCCATGCCCACACTGTATGTGAAAATGACAAATTTGCTTTGTATATCTATCTGTAAGCCCAATTTTCTTTCATCGGTATTTTATCTCACTCTAATACTTTGTTATACTCAATAAGATTCATTCAACTCTCTTTTGCAATATTACTTGTTTCTCTCAGAATTCTATAATCTGTTGTGCTCGGCCATTCGATTACCCGCACATCTATTTTTAGCTCATATAAAAAAATCATGTTCTGTTCATACTACTTAACAGTCAACAGtttagtcatcttacaaaaaccaattaTGTTCCCTTTCCCACTCCATACAAGATAGATCAAGACCTGGGCTATTGTTATTTTTCTCCTGCCACTTTCGAAGTCTTTTACTTGATCTTTTCTAGCTTACTATATGACCTGTGTTGTTGTCatcttttactactccctccgttcctaaatatttgtctttttagagatttcagatggactaccacatatggatgtatatagacatattttagagtgtagattcactcattttgctccatatgtagtcacttgttgaaatctcgataaagacaaatatttaggaacgagggAGTATATGAACTTTCGTACAAGATATTTTAATTTGTTTGTTCTCTACTCATACATTAGGGCAGACTCAAAATTGAGATATGGAGACCAGAAATATTGAGATATGTTTGCTCTTTCATCTGCCATTTTACTTGAGCATTCATAAATTTGGGTCCTCTTGAGGTGTAGTCTTTTTTGTTGTTGCAAAGTTTTAGCTATGTGTACCAAGTGAGCACATATTACACGGTTCTTATATATTCCTGTTAGTACAAGTATATTCTTTGAGAAGAATTCTTGCCATGAACTAACTGCTTTTCTTTGTCTGCATAGTACTTTCAGGTGGAATACACAGAGGATGAGCTCCATAAGTACAATCATGAAGATGATGACACTCTCTCACTCAAGCTCGTAGACGGCACAATGACCTATGACACCCGATTCATCCTTGGAACCGGCAAGAGGGCTACCATCGCGACGAACTGGTCATGGTTTCGCCACCACGCCAACATCCACGAGGGTGAAATATGTGTCTTCCATTTCAAGCGCAAAGCAGTGCGCCGCCTTTCGCGCACGGTCCATCACGTCTACACGCAATGATGTCTCTGCTGTCTATCGCGTATGCATATGATCCATCTATCATCTTTAGCTTATCTAATACTTGATATTCCTGCGTTATGATGATGCGATGAACTCTGCCTCTCCTTTTGGAACATCTTAGGCATTGATTTCAATCAATTGCTGTGCTATAGCATCCAGCTTGTAAGACTTTGACCTACCTGTTCATATAGACCTCCTGGTTGCTATGCTATATTAGTCAACACTCTAATGATGTATTTCTGTGAAGTGTGCTTTTTTTAAACATTTGGCGATCATCTAGCTTGCATACGCTGCATAGATTACCTCCAAGATTGGGGCGTGTTGGCTATGTTCACTTTATTAGTTGATTGATTATAACATCCCTACACGTCCCTTAAATGGCGTACATCTTGAATTTTGTAGCATCTGCATTCTGTCTTGAATTTTGCTGATGGCTTGTCTGAGTTTAAACGACAGATTATCTGATTTGATATGCTCGCTGTTCagaattgatgctaaaggatgttaGTAGGGCTCTAGAAGCAGTAAATATGCATGTACTTTGAGTGTGATTGAATAACACCCCACGTCACAAATAAGAAAGTGGAAGGGTCGCTTCCCAACCTGGCACCGCCCCAACTTCCTCTCAGGCAGCGCCATCAggtggcgccccaaccactagtagTCACAAAATGGACGAACAGTGTTGGAGGTGAGGACGATTTCTAACCACAGAGAGCCTAGAAATTTTATAACTTTCGATGACTGCGGCACCAAATGGGCGAATGTTTCATGTGTTAAAAAATATTCCTCCCTTGCTTGCCTATTGGCCAATTAATACTTCATGTTTAAAAAAGCTTGCTCCGGACTTTCCTAATAAGAGTAACTTTGGAATATCACAAGATCAGACGGTTGTATGGTTGGATTGGGTCCAGAGGATGCCTTAGACATTATCGGACGTGATTGTAATCCCTGATCTTTGATTACCACAAGAattatttcataaaaacattgtgctcCGTACTTTCCTAATAATAGTGACATTTTCTACAAAATCTTTGTCAGTGATACGGAAGCTCTTCACAAGTCATCCAAGGAACCATTTCTGCAAGGACTTCCATAGTCACTTCACAATATGGCACACAGTGAGTAACACAAATCTCAAGTGGTTTTGTTGAATGACCATCTGGAATAACATAGATTATAGGAGCATATGTGGTTCAAAGCCACATGCCAAAAGCCTTAAAGGTTACAAATGTTTCGCAAGGTGTACTATAGCTGATCATGAATTGTCTTCTTTCTATTTGCTTTCATTATAACAAGTCAtattaagcatataacaaaagtttcGTATCTATCCGGCTCAGTCATTGCCACAAATTTTTACAGAAGTGGTCTTAGTTGGTTCAAATGCTCATCAAAGTAGGACATGTGCTTATATATCCCTATACcatacaaagtatttcatcatgttctcttattttctttgttttcctttttttattgAGACCCACCCACTATTTAGGGCAAGAACTTTATTTTACACAACCTATTATGTTCTTTCACCCACCACATCCACTCATGGTTGTTCTGGCAGCATGGGCGGCGGCGTGGCAGCATATGGCTTCCCCTCTCCATTGTGATAGCCAAAGGTGACGAATTTGCCCTCCGTTCCCAGTTTGCTTTGCTTCGAGGACATGACGGATAAGGCCAACTAGAAATCCGTGCGCTACTGGCTGCGGGCAAAGACGATGCATGTAGGCGTCATCTCCTACTTGGAGGCGTTGACATGGTCTTGTCCATCCCCTGCTCGATCTGCACCGGGGGAAACCCCAGGCTTGGATTGCCGGGCCAGGCAGGGGCGACGTCATGGCGTGATCCCCATCTTGAAGGCGTTGCCTGGGTGATTGGGGTGTCTTAGTAGCTGGTGTGGGTGTCTTATTTCACCTTGGCATTGACGCCCGGGGTGCTGGGTTGTCTTATGTTAGTTGTTGCTACGGGCATGAGCATCCGTGGCACTATGTACCCATCATCAACGCCTCATCTACGACGTCTTCATCGAGATAGGCTAGCTCTTGCTGTCCACTTGCCGATCTCCTAGGCAACATGAGTCGAGAGTGTTTTTATCTAGTTTGCTTTGGTGTTTTTGTCGTGCTCAGAGGTGTTTGGTTCAGTTGAGATGCGGCCAGTGTGCTCTTTGTCTGTCATCTTCGCCATTGCTTGGCTTGAGTGTGGGCAAGGCGAGTTGCGTGGCAGTGTTGTCTTGGTGTAGCACTTGGCCGAAAGGCGTTGTATCGGCCATCTTGGCTACATCTTCTATCAATATATGATACACATGCTTATGCGTATTCTAATTTTTGGACACTCAATTGAGCTGCTAATGAATTGTCTTGTTTTTAATTGCGTCCGATATAACAAGTTAGATTAAGCACAAAACAAAGTTTCATATCTATTATGGCTTAAACATAGCCAAAAAGTTCTATAGAAGTAGTGTTAATTAGTTGGTTGAAACGTCAGCAAAATGACAACAAATAACTCACAAGTCTATATGTACAACTTCGGATGCTATGCAACACCTGAGACTTTAACTATTGATTTAGTTTTGCAAAGTGCATGTCGCCTTCCTCCTTTGGCTTATCATGAGGTACTTCCTCTCATTCTGAACCCAGCGAGGTAgttatttactccctccgtttcaaaatagatgactcaactttgtactaagtttagtacaaagttaagtcatctattttggaacggagggagtaccttttaaGTTTGTCTACCATTTGCATCTCGCAATCTAGAGATCAAAGAAAGAACCAAGCAATATGTTTTATCTATGAGTTAATACCACAATTGGTACATAAACTTGTAGGGGTGGAAACAGATTCATACAAAAACTAAAAACCCCCACAAAACTGGTCCCTAAACTCTACCTATGTAACAAAATCACCCAAAACACTGTGGatgcgacatttggcatgccacgtTGGTTCTGGTAATTTTGCAGAAAGGCCCTCCAGTTTTATTTTTTACAGCGCGCTCCTGCAACCCCTCATGCTCGTTCCCCATTTACAAATCCCTAGCCCCGAGCTCCTCTCTGTCCACTCCGCCGCCGCCCCTCTCTGTCTACTCCGCCGCCGCCCCTCTCTATCCACtccgccgccgctccggccacGCCACCGTCGTCCTCTCGCTTCCACCGCCGGCTCGTGCGACATGAAGGGGTCGACATCTTCAGGATGGACGGAGCAGGTAGGACGTCGTGGGGCAGGGGCAGCGCCGTCGTCGAGCCAGCATCACCCGCTCCATGGAAGTGACCTCGCGGGCGCCGGCAAGACGAAGGGTGGCGAGCCCTGGGCAAAGATCACCGGCGAGGTGCGCTACATGGATGTTGATTCTTGCAAGGTGTGTACCCTCTCCTCAATTTGAAAATGGACAGTGAAAATTTGTAGTGAATGTAGTGAATTTCTTTTCAATTTTGTACTCAATGTGGTAACTTTCTGAAGATGTTTTGGTTGGATATGATTGTAGGGGACTGAAATACTTCCAGATTTTGATTGGAGTATACCTCCATCCTCCCCTGATGCATTATTCAATGGCATTGACACTAGTGACCAATGTTGTCACTTTCTGAACCTAGCAAGAAGAGTTTGTTGTGAGGGCTATGACTATGGTCGTAGATTTCTTGTCTGTCCTGTTGAGGTTAGTTTAGAATTTAGCAAACTTATCTGAAGTGTGTTCCAAAATGCTTGTTAAGAATGGATACTAATTTTACTAAATGTGTGTTCCAAAATGCTTGTTTTATGTTTTCAGGGTTATGATACATGTGCTTATCTGAAGTGGGTGGACAAAGAATGGCAGGGGAGGCCTAGGCAGGTGATTGGCAAACTTGCTGAAGAGAATGTGGCTCTTCAGAAATTTGTCTTTGACAAGGATGCTAAAATTATGAGGCCGAAGGAAGAGAGGAAG
This window contains:
- the LOC119344885 gene encoding B3 domain-containing protein Os03g0164300-like, translating into MFGHKEPKIDYYVCTINKTFAKPGQGMVEYTEDELHKYNHEDDDTLSLKLVDGTMTYDTRFILGTGKRATIATNWSWFRHHANIHEGEICVFHFKRKAVRRLSRTVHHVYTQ